ACGGGCGGGCGAATGACGGACAAGCCGGGGCGCAGGATCTACGGGCGGCATGTGCCCTTCTATGCCGGGATCGGCGCGGCGGCGCTCGGCCTTGCGGGCGCGCTATGGCTGAAACCGGATTTCGCCATCGACATCGCGGCCCTCGCCTTCTTCCTCTGCTACCTGCTCCTCACCGCATGGCGCCTGCCGCATCTGACGGCGGCGTATCTCGAACACTACGCGACCGACGCCGACGAGCCGGCCGCCATCATCTTCGCCGTCACCTTCGCGGCCGTCGCCGTCTCGACCGGCTCGCTCTTCGTCGTGCTGAACCGGGAAGCGGCGACGGGTCTCGAATTCGTGCTCGCCTTCGCTTCCGTCGCCCTCGGCTGGCTCACCATCCATACCATGGCGGCGCTGCACTACGCCCATCTCTACTGGCGACCGGGCAGCACGGAAGCGAGCCGAGGCGCCGGTCGAAGCCTTGCCTTTCCCGGCGACACGCCGCCGGGCGCCTACGATTTCCTCTACTTCGCCTTCGTCATCGGCATGACGGCGCAGACCTCGGACGTCGCGATCACCTCGACGGCGATGCGCAAGGTCAACCTGCTGCACGCCGTCGTCTCCTTCTTCTTCAACACGGTGCTGGTCGCCGCCGCGGTGAATGCGGCGGTCTCCCTCGCCTCGTGAAACCCTTCGGAGTTCCAATATGAAAGTGCTTTCCCAGAACACGGCCTTCGGCGGCATGCAGGGCGTGTTCGCCCACGATTCCGAAGCCTGCAAATGCGAGATGACCTTCGCCGTCTTCGTGCCGCCGCAGGCGATCCTTGAGCCGCGCCCGGTGCTCTGGTATCTCTCCGGCCTCACCTGCACCCACGCCAATGTGATGGAGAAGGGCGAATATCGCCGCATGGCCGCCGAACTCGGCCTGATCGTCGTGTGCCCGGATGTCAGCCCGCGCGGCGACGACGTGCCGGACGAGATCACCAACTGGCAGATGG
This DNA window, taken from Shinella zoogloeoides, encodes the following:
- a CDS encoding DUF1345 domain-containing protein, which produces MTDKPGRRIYGRHVPFYAGIGAAALGLAGALWLKPDFAIDIAALAFFLCYLLLTAWRLPHLTAAYLEHYATDADEPAAIIFAVTFAAVAVSTGSLFVVLNREAATGLEFVLAFASVALGWLTIHTMAALHYAHLYWRPGSTEASRGAGRSLAFPGDTPPGAYDFLYFAFVIGMTAQTSDVAITSTAMRKVNLLHAVVSFFFNTVLVAAAVNAAVSLAS